The following proteins come from a genomic window of Pyxidicoccus sp. MSG2:
- a CDS encoding alpha/beta fold hydrolase, protein MSTSRAFTALLLAAGLSSAGCVRSFAGQSAISFQDLDYTAEGTKQPWPVQRMPLPRTAAQYGMPTVPEVAYVDMPGASPDAKTVIFVHGLGSYLKFWRSQLDAFHQQGYHVVAVDLPGFGKSDKPGTFPYTMEAMADVVLEVADALRVEKPILAGHSMGGQTSLSYAIRYPERLSALVLVSPAGFEKFSWKEKAWFERVMSTEFIKGAPESAIWGSVRQGNFMNWRPELEWLVEERVRVAKSPEFDAYAYANVRTVKGLAHNDFVRDSLHHITVPTLIVYGTDDRLIPNPFLHGGETRDIMEYGASRIPGAKLVPLKGCGHTVQLDCPARFNEVVLPFLRDAAQGRIAVPEGTEPKPEAPKPQAPPSGTPAPESLPPPTPSQEGTPAPANAPHP, encoded by the coding sequence ATGAGCACCTCCCGCGCCTTCACCGCCCTGCTCCTCGCGGCGGGGTTGTCCTCCGCTGGCTGCGTGCGCTCGTTCGCCGGCCAGTCCGCCATCTCCTTCCAGGACCTGGACTACACCGCCGAGGGCACGAAGCAGCCCTGGCCCGTGCAGCGGATGCCGCTGCCGCGCACCGCCGCGCAGTACGGCATGCCCACCGTGCCCGAAGTGGCCTACGTGGACATGCCCGGCGCTTCGCCGGACGCGAAGACGGTCATCTTCGTCCACGGCCTGGGCTCGTACCTGAAGTTCTGGCGCTCGCAGCTCGACGCCTTCCACCAGCAGGGCTACCACGTCGTCGCGGTGGACCTGCCGGGCTTCGGCAAGTCCGACAAGCCGGGCACCTTCCCGTACACCATGGAGGCCATGGCCGACGTGGTGCTCGAGGTGGCGGACGCGCTGCGCGTGGAGAAGCCGATTCTGGCCGGGCACTCCATGGGCGGGCAGACGTCGCTCTCCTACGCCATCCGCTACCCGGAGCGCCTGAGCGCGCTGGTGCTGGTGTCGCCCGCGGGCTTCGAGAAGTTCTCCTGGAAGGAGAAGGCCTGGTTCGAGCGGGTGATGAGCACGGAGTTCATCAAGGGCGCGCCGGAGTCCGCCATCTGGGGCAGCGTGCGCCAGGGCAACTTCATGAACTGGCGGCCGGAGCTGGAGTGGCTGGTCGAGGAGCGCGTCCGGGTGGCGAAGTCGCCCGAGTTCGACGCGTACGCCTACGCCAACGTGCGCACGGTGAAGGGCCTGGCGCACAACGACTTCGTGCGCGACAGCCTCCACCACATCACCGTGCCCACGCTCATCGTCTACGGCACGGATGACCGGCTCATCCCCAACCCGTTCCTCCACGGCGGCGAGACGCGCGACATCATGGAGTACGGCGCGTCGCGCATTCCGGGCGCGAAGCTGGTGCCGCTGAAGGGCTGCGGCCACACCGTGCAGCTCGACTGCCCCGCGCGCTTCAACGAGGTGGTGCTGCCCTTCCTCCGCGACGCGGCCCAGGGGCGCATCGCGGTGCCCGAGGGCACGGAGCCGAAGCCCGAGGCTCCGAAGCCGCAAGCTCCCCCGTCCGGAACGCCGGCGCCGGAGAGCCTGCCTCCACCCACGCCGAGCCAGGAGGGCACTCCAGCGCCGGCCAACGCTCCGCACCCGTGA